A genome region from Crossiella equi includes the following:
- the cofC gene encoding 2-phospho-L-lactate guanylyltransferase, which produces MNRVDLVVPVKGLLRAKSRLLGAADGGRGDRTAHGRLALALVTDTMVAATAAEGVRRVLAITADPHIAEVLTGLGVETAPDVPEGGLNAALAYGAELLRRDDPRALVGALQADLPALRPAELTAALRAASGRAFCPDRQGTGTTLLLAGTGGLDPRFGPGSARAHAESGAAALLGPWPSLRCDVDTEEDLAEAAALGLGEQTARLVAEAA; this is translated from the coding sequence GTGAACCGCGTTGATCTGGTGGTCCCGGTGAAGGGCCTGCTCCGGGCGAAGTCCCGGCTGCTGGGCGCGGCCGACGGCGGCCGGGGCGACCGCACCGCCCACGGCAGGCTCGCGCTGGCCCTGGTGACCGACACCATGGTGGCGGCCACGGCGGCGGAGGGCGTCCGGCGGGTGCTGGCCATCACCGCCGACCCGCACATCGCCGAGGTGCTCACCGGCCTGGGCGTGGAGACCGCCCCGGACGTGCCCGAAGGCGGTCTGAACGCGGCCCTGGCCTACGGCGCGGAGCTGCTCCGCCGAGACGACCCGAGGGCGCTGGTCGGTGCCCTGCAGGCGGACCTGCCCGCGCTGCGCCCGGCGGAGCTGACCGCGGCCCTGCGGGCGGCCTCGGGCCGGGCGTTCTGCCCGGACCGCCAGGGCACCGGCACCACCCTGCTGCTGGCGGGCACGGGCGGGCTGGACCCCCGGTTCGGGCCCGGTTCGGCACGGGCGCACGCGGAGTCCGGGGCGGCCGCGCTGCTCGGGCCGTGGCCGTCGCTGCGGTGCGATGTGGACACCGAGGAGGACCTGGCCGAGGCCGCGGCGCTGGGGCTGGGCGAGCAGACCGCGCGGCTGGTGGCGGAGGCGGCCTGA
- a CDS encoding lysophospholipid acyltransferase family protein: MAKKEKGGFWVGLAAAVFFPATRTLARRKFVGVEHIPFDKPVLVVANHISYLDPVYSAVFVRTARRVPRFLAKASLWKIPLLKQILVGSGQIPVHRGTTDARRSLRDGLKALAEGKVVVIYPEGTITRDPEVWPMQSHVGVGRLAVEQVVNGDAICVPMVHWGTHKVVDLYQKKVKLIPRQPVTVQAGPPLDLSRFQGREIDNELVREVTDYLMGEVRDLLAQVRGETAPTGFYSPKKARQAKKAEAAEKETDK, from the coding sequence GTGGCCAAGAAGGAGAAGGGCGGGTTCTGGGTCGGCCTGGCCGCGGCGGTCTTCTTCCCCGCGACCAGGACGCTCGCGCGGCGGAAGTTCGTTGGGGTCGAGCACATCCCGTTCGACAAGCCCGTGCTCGTGGTCGCGAACCACATCTCCTACCTGGACCCGGTCTACAGCGCGGTGTTCGTGCGCACGGCCCGGCGGGTGCCCCGGTTCCTGGCCAAGGCCAGCCTGTGGAAGATCCCGCTGCTCAAGCAGATCCTCGTCGGCTCCGGGCAGATCCCCGTGCACCGCGGCACCACCGACGCGCGGCGCAGCCTCCGTGACGGGCTCAAGGCGCTGGCCGAGGGCAAGGTCGTGGTGATCTACCCCGAGGGCACCATCACCCGCGACCCCGAGGTCTGGCCCATGCAGTCGCACGTGGGCGTCGGGCGGCTCGCGGTGGAGCAGGTCGTCAACGGCGACGCCATCTGCGTGCCGATGGTGCACTGGGGCACCCACAAGGTCGTCGACCTGTACCAGAAGAAGGTCAAGCTCATCCCGCGCCAGCCGGTCACCGTCCAGGCCGGGCCGCCCCTGGACCTGTCCCGGTTCCAGGGCCGCGAGATCGACAACGAGCTGGTGCGCGAGGTCACCGACTACCTGATGGGCGAGGTCCGCGACCTGCTCGCGCAGGTGCGCGGGGAGACCGCGCCCACCGGGTTCTACTCGCCGAAGAAGGCCCGCCAGGCCAAGAAGGCCGAAGCCGCCGAGAAGGAGACCGACAAGTGA
- a CDS encoding NAD(P)H-dependent glycerol-3-phosphate dehydrogenase → MPQRIAVLGAGSWGTTFAKVLADAGRDVLLWARRPEVAEAITGRGENPDYLPGIPLPATLRSTVDPLEALDGAQAVVLAVPSQTLRANLDSWRPSLPAGATLVSLAKGVELGTLKRMSEVIAEVARVPADQVAVVSGPNLAREIAAEQPTASVVACPDAERAVAFQRACFTNYFRSYTNTDVVGCELGGACKNVIALACGMAGGLGYGDNTMAALITRGLAETARLGVALGADPITFSGLAGLGDLVATCASPLSRNRTFGDRLGRGETLAQAQEATHGQVAEGVKSCSSIRELAARHGVDMPITEGVHRVCHQGLEPLKMAAELLGRAQKDERL, encoded by the coding sequence ATGCCCCAGCGCATCGCCGTGCTCGGCGCGGGCTCCTGGGGCACCACCTTCGCCAAGGTGCTCGCCGACGCGGGCCGCGACGTGCTGCTGTGGGCCCGCCGCCCGGAGGTGGCCGAGGCCATCACCGGGCGTGGGGAGAACCCCGACTACCTGCCGGGCATCCCGCTGCCCGCCACCCTGCGCTCCACAGTGGACCCGCTGGAGGCCCTGGACGGCGCGCAGGCCGTGGTGCTCGCCGTGCCCAGCCAGACCCTGCGCGCCAACCTGGACAGCTGGCGGCCCTCGCTGCCCGCCGGGGCCACGCTGGTCAGCCTGGCCAAGGGTGTGGAACTGGGCACGCTGAAGCGGATGAGCGAGGTCATCGCCGAGGTCGCGCGGGTGCCCGCCGACCAGGTCGCGGTCGTCTCCGGCCCGAACCTGGCCCGCGAGATCGCCGCCGAGCAGCCCACCGCCAGCGTGGTGGCCTGCCCGGACGCCGAGCGCGCGGTGGCCTTCCAGCGCGCCTGCTTCACCAACTACTTCCGCTCCTACACCAATACCGACGTGGTGGGCTGCGAGCTGGGCGGGGCGTGCAAGAACGTCATCGCGCTGGCCTGCGGCATGGCGGGCGGGCTCGGCTACGGGGACAACACCATGGCCGCGCTCATCACCCGGGGCCTGGCCGAGACCGCCCGGCTGGGCGTGGCGCTCGGCGCGGACCCCATCACCTTCTCCGGGCTGGCCGGGCTCGGCGACCTCGTCGCCACCTGCGCCTCCCCGCTGTCCCGCAACCGCACCTTCGGCGACCGCCTGGGGCGTGGCGAGACCCTCGCGCAGGCCCAGGAGGCCACGCACGGGCAGGTGGCCGAGGGCGTGAAGTCCTGCTCCTCCATCCGGGAGCTGGCCGCGCGGCACGGCGTGGACATGCCCATCACCGAGGGCGTGCACCGCGTGTGCCACCAGGGCCTGGAGCCGTTGAAGATGGCGGCCGAGCTGCTCGGCCGGGCGCAGAAGGACGAACGCCTGTGA
- a CDS encoding cystathionine gamma-lyase: MNEEWGDGTRSVRAGVPGPVPGQPILPGPVFASAYHLPPGPPSGNTYGRAEQPTWALLEQAIGELDGGRTLVYPSGMAAVAALLRATLRAYDTVLLPSDGYYATRVLAREELSAYGVQVREVPTTGPWTPEVFQDVRLVLVETPSNPFLDVCDLRQVIDAAHEAGALVAVDNTTATPLGQRPLELGADLVVASDSKALTGHTDLLLGHVSTNDGALFDKLAQGRKLSGAIPGPFEAWLAHRSLGTLDLRLARQAANAEAIATALRAHPQVSDVRWPGLRDDPAHEVASRQMLRYGGVLRFTLPDAAAVERFLAASELVASATSFGGLHTTADRRAQWGDAVPEGFVRLSAGCEDTADIVTDIVVALHKALPLTY, encoded by the coding sequence GTGAACGAGGAGTGGGGCGACGGCACGCGCAGCGTGCGCGCGGGCGTGCCCGGACCGGTGCCGGGCCAGCCGATCCTGCCGGGACCGGTGTTCGCCTCGGCCTACCACCTGCCGCCCGGCCCGCCCTCGGGCAACACCTACGGCCGGGCCGAGCAGCCCACCTGGGCGTTGCTGGAGCAGGCGATCGGCGAGCTGGACGGTGGCCGCACGCTGGTCTACCCCTCCGGCATGGCCGCGGTCGCCGCCCTGCTGCGCGCGACCCTGCGCGCCTACGACACCGTGCTGCTGCCCTCGGACGGCTACTACGCCACGCGCGTGCTGGCCCGCGAGGAGCTGTCCGCCTACGGCGTCCAGGTGCGCGAGGTGCCCACCACCGGGCCGTGGACGCCCGAGGTTTTCCAGGACGTGCGGCTGGTGCTCGTGGAGACCCCGTCCAACCCGTTTTTGGACGTGTGCGACCTGCGCCAGGTCATCGACGCCGCGCACGAGGCCGGTGCGCTGGTGGCCGTGGACAACACCACCGCCACGCCGCTCGGCCAGCGCCCCCTGGAACTGGGCGCCGACCTCGTGGTGGCCAGCGACTCCAAGGCGCTGACCGGGCACACCGACCTGCTTCTCGGGCACGTCAGCACCAACGACGGGGCGCTGTTCGACAAGCTCGCCCAGGGCCGCAAGCTCAGCGGTGCCATCCCCGGCCCGTTCGAGGCCTGGCTGGCCCACCGCAGCCTCGGCACGCTGGACCTCCGGCTGGCCCGGCAGGCGGCGAACGCGGAGGCCATCGCGACCGCGCTGCGCGCACATCCCCAGGTGTCGGACGTGCGCTGGCCGGGTCTTCGGGACGACCCGGCGCACGAGGTCGCCAGCCGCCAGATGCTGCGCTACGGCGGGGTGCTGCGGTTCACGCTGCCGGACGCGGCCGCGGTCGAGCGGTTCCTGGCGGCCAGCGAGCTGGTCGCCTCGGCCACCAGCTTCGGCGGCCTGCACACCACGGCCGACCGCCGGGCCCAGTGGGGCGACGCGGTCCCGGAGGGCTTCGTGCGCCTGTCCGCAGGCTGCGAGGACACCGCGGACATCGTCACCGACATCGTGGTGGCCCTGCACAAAGCCCTGCCACTGACCTACTGA
- a CDS encoding type 1 glutamine amidotransferase domain-containing protein, protein MSKKILMVLTGADSLVLADGSAHPTGYWVEEVAASHREFVAAGHHVDIATPGGVAPTADKGSLEGADELVAYLGSLGEALTKPLDLASVSPADYDGVYLPGGHGPMADLAHDKDLGALLVQADSRGAAVGALCHGLAGLLAANTADGGFVFAGRRLTSFSDAEERQALGENAPWWVEGSLRERGAQVEVGQPWSNTVVVDGNLVTGQNPQSTVDTAQAFVRVLG, encoded by the coding sequence ATGTCGAAGAAGATCCTGATGGTCCTGACCGGCGCCGACTCCCTCGTCCTCGCGGACGGTTCGGCGCACCCCACCGGCTACTGGGTGGAGGAGGTGGCGGCCAGCCACCGCGAGTTCGTCGCTGCCGGGCACCACGTGGACATCGCCACCCCCGGCGGCGTCGCCCCCACCGCCGACAAGGGCAGCCTGGAGGGCGCGGACGAGCTCGTCGCCTACCTGGGCTCGCTCGGCGAGGCGCTGACCAAGCCCCTCGACCTCGCCTCGGTCTCCCCCGCCGACTACGACGGCGTGTACCTGCCGGGCGGCCACGGCCCGATGGCCGACCTGGCCCACGACAAGGACCTGGGCGCGCTGCTGGTCCAGGCGGACTCCCGGGGCGCCGCGGTCGGCGCGCTCTGCCACGGCCTGGCCGGACTGCTGGCCGCGAACACCGCGGACGGCGGCTTCGTCTTCGCCGGGCGGCGGCTGACCTCCTTCTCCGACGCGGAGGAGCGCCAGGCGCTGGGTGAGAACGCCCCGTGGTGGGTGGAGGGCTCGCTGCGCGAGCGCGGTGCCCAGGTGGAGGTCGGCCAGCCGTGGTCGAACACCGTCGTGGTGGACGGCAACCTGGTGACCGGCCAGAACCCGCAGTCCACGGTGGACACCGCGCAGGCGTTCGTGCGCGTGCTGGGCTGA
- a CDS encoding LysR family transcriptional regulator produces MADLDLLETFLEIHRTGSLTAAAACRGLTQPAVSGQLARLEKHLGEVLFTRTSRGVRPTPRADELAGRIGAHLVSLRRALDPEDGPEAGERGLLRLGGPAELTTLRLLPVLSPLLTRGLRLRTQFGLAADLLTALAEDRLDLVVASVRPQHRGITATPFADEEFVLVGAPSLARTVSAEQLAAEPVKALAHLPLIAYAEDLPIIRRYWRSVFGRRPPNEVAAVLPDLRAVLVAVVAGAGVSVLPRYLAESALTAGSVRPLHEPEVAPLNTLFLATRTGGLADPVLARIHRVLLDRAKVWPTL; encoded by the coding sequence ATGGCTGATCTCGACCTGCTGGAAACATTCCTGGAGATCCACCGCACCGGTTCGCTGACCGCGGCGGCGGCCTGCCGGGGCCTGACCCAGCCCGCGGTGAGCGGTCAGCTGGCCCGGCTGGAGAAGCACCTCGGCGAGGTCCTGTTCACCCGCACCAGCCGGGGGGTGCGCCCGACCCCGCGTGCGGACGAGCTGGCCGGGCGGATCGGCGCGCACCTGGTCTCGCTGCGCCGCGCCCTGGACCCCGAGGACGGGCCCGAGGCGGGGGAGCGCGGCCTGCTGCGCCTGGGGGGCCCGGCCGAGCTCACCACGCTGCGCCTGCTGCCCGTGCTCAGCCCGCTGCTCACCCGGGGGCTGCGACTGCGCACCCAGTTCGGGCTGGCCGCCGACCTGCTCACCGCGCTGGCCGAGGACCGCCTGGACCTGGTGGTGGCCTCGGTGCGCCCGCAGCACCGGGGCATCACCGCCACGCCGTTCGCCGACGAGGAGTTCGTGCTGGTCGGCGCCCCGTCCCTGGCCCGCACGGTCTCCGCCGAACAGCTGGCCGCCGAGCCGGTGAAGGCCCTGGCGCACCTGCCGCTGATCGCCTACGCCGAGGACCTGCCGATCATCCGCCGGTACTGGCGGAGCGTGTTCGGCCGCCGCCCGCCCAACGAGGTCGCCGCGGTGCTGCCGGACCTGCGCGCGGTGCTCGTCGCGGTGGTGGCCGGGGCCGGGGTGTCGGTGCTGCCGCGCTACCTGGCCGAGTCCGCGCTCACCGCGGGTTCGGTGCGACCACTGCACGAGCCCGAGGTCGCGCCGCTCAACACGCTGTTCCTGGCCACCCGCACCGGCGGGCTGGCCGACCCGGTGCTCGCACGGATCCACCGGGTATTGCTCGACCGGGCCAAGGTGTGGCCCACGCTGTGA